In Marinomonas posidonica IVIA-Po-181, a single window of DNA contains:
- a CDS encoding nucleoside-diphosphate sugar epimerase/dehydratase yields the protein MMKHLPCIQPLIMRFKSLFKSRSQPIKVIFIGIDYLCFSLSKALLDNNHRHSKPIKIIAFIDDEPWNNRTQVHQATVYSPSEIAALVLKHQVDLVIQIEGESLTIADNIWQGIYKTGVEILTLSPDQDLNQQQHLIYQTRH from the coding sequence ATGATGAAACACTTGCCCTGTATTCAACCCCTTATCATGCGATTCAAATCGCTCTTCAAATCGAGAAGCCAACCCATTAAAGTCATTTTTATTGGCATAGACTATCTGTGCTTTTCCCTATCAAAAGCCTTGCTAGATAATAATCATCGCCATTCGAAACCAATTAAAATCATTGCATTCATTGACGATGAGCCGTGGAATAATCGCACTCAAGTTCATCAAGCAACGGTATATTCCCCTAGTGAGATAGCGGCACTGGTGTTAAAACATCAAGTGGATTTGGTCATTCAAATAGAGGGAGAGTCACTCACCATTGCTGACAATATATGGCAAGGCATTTACAAAACAGGCGTCGAAATTCTGACCTTGTCGCCAGATCAAGACCTCAATCAGCAGCAACACTTAATTTATCAAACAAGACATTAA
- a CDS encoding DUF1428 domain-containing protein — MSYVDGFVAAVPTALKEEYLAHAMLSADIFKDYGALKLVENWGDEIPDGEVTSFTSAVKAKENETIVFSWVVWPSREVRNTAWEAMMEDPRMSPEANPMPFDGKRLIYGGFNTILDV; from the coding sequence ATGTCATACGTTGATGGCTTTGTTGCCGCTGTACCCACCGCACTAAAAGAAGAATATCTGGCGCATGCCATGTTGTCGGCAGACATTTTTAAAGATTATGGCGCGCTGAAACTGGTTGAGAATTGGGGGGATGAAATTCCCGACGGTGAGGTCACCTCGTTTACCTCCGCTGTAAAAGCCAAGGAAAATGAGACCATTGTCTTTTCTTGGGTAGTTTGGCCATCAAGAGAAGTGCGAAATACAGCTTGGGAAGCCATGATGGAAGACCCCAGAATGTCACCAGAAGCCAATCCAATGCCATTTGACGGCAAACGGCTCATCTACGGCGGTTTCAATACCATTTTGGATGTATGA